In a single window of the Osmerus eperlanus chromosome 4, fOsmEpe2.1, whole genome shotgun sequence genome:
- the nsfl1c gene encoding NSFL1 cofactor p47 isoform X2, which yields MADQDESVREFVAVTDVDEERARFFLESAGWDLQLALASFFEDGAEDDIVTLPPPETGGSSAPRPAAPSSQPRVTSFRDLMHEEEDDSDEEEGQRFFAGGSERSGQQIVGPPKKKSSNEVVEDLFKGAKEHGAVPVEKAGRGPGEPSRARAFGGGGYRLGAAPEEQSAYVSGERRGANNQQDVHVVLKLWKTGFSLDEGELRNYSDPGNAIFLESIRRGQIPLELRQRSRGGQVNLDMEDHRDEDFSKPKVAFKAFGGEGQKLGRPDASATPDLVSLPSALGPQADRAASEAQASSSVTLDPSQPVTSIQIRLADGGRLVQKFNHTHSVSDVRQFLVAARPNMAATEFVLMTTFPNKELVDESQSLRDANLLNAVIVQRLK from the exons ATGGCGGACCAGGACGAGTCGGTGAGGGAGTTCGTTGCAGTTACTGATGTTGACGAAGAAAGGGCCCGGTTTTTCTTAGAGTCTGCCGGTTGGGATCTGCAG CTTGCCCTCGCAAGTTTCTTTGAAGACGGAGCAGAAGATGACATCGTGACGCTTCCTCCGCCGGAGACCGGCGGTTCGTCCGCTCCTCGGCCTGCGGCGCCCAG TAGTCAGCCCAGGGTGACATCGTTCAGAGATCTGATGcacgaggaggaggatgacagtgatgaagaggaggggcaaag gtTCTTTGCCGGGGGTTCGGAGCGCAGCGGCCAACAGATCGTGGGGCCGCCCAAGAAGAAGAGCTCCAATGAGGTGGTGGAGGACCTGTTCAAGGGGGCCAAGGAGCACGGGGCTGTGCCTGTGGAGAAGGCTGGCCGGGGGCCGGGGGAACCCAGCAGGGCCCGG gcgtttggaggaggaggctaTCGTCTGGGTGCCGCCCCAGAGGAGCAGTCAGCCTACGtgtctggggagaggagaggcgccAACAACCAACAGGAT gtacacgTGGTGTTGAAATTATGGAAGACTGGTTTCAGCCTTGACGAAGGTGAGCTCCGGAACTACAGTGACCCAGGCAACGCCATCTTCCTGGAATCCATCCGCAGGGGGCAA ATTCCCCTGGAGCTGAGGCAGCGGTCTAGGGGAGGGCAGGTGAACCTGGACATGGAGGACCACAGGGATGAAGACTTCTCCAAACCCAAGGTGGCCTTCAAGGCCTtcgggggggagggacagaagcTGGGCAG aCCTGACGCCAGCGCCACCCCAGACCTGGTGTCGTTGCCATCGGCGCTGGGCCCCCAGGCCGACCGGGCCGCCAGCGAAGCCCAGGCCAGCTCCTccgtgacccttgacccctcacAGCCCGTCACCAGCATCCAGATCCGACTGGCCGATGGGGGGCGGCTGGTGCAGAAGTTTAACCACACCCACAG CGTGTCCGACGTGCGCCAGTTCCTGGTCGCTGCCCGCCCCAACATGGCCGCCACCGAGTTCGTTCTCATGACGAcgttccccaacaaggagctgGTGGACGAGAGCCAGAGCCTGAGAGACGCCAACCTGCTGAACGCTGTCATCGTGCAGCGGCTAAAGTGA
- the nsfl1c gene encoding NSFL1 cofactor p47 isoform X3, whose translation MADQDESVREFVAVTDVDEERARFFLESAGWDLQLALASFFEDGAEDDIVTLPPPETGGSSAPRPAAPSSQPRVTSFRDLMHEEEDDSDEEEGQRFFAGGSERSGQQIVGPPKKKSSNEVVEDLFKGAKEHGAVPVEKAGRGPGEPSRARAFGGGGYRLGAAPEEQSAYVSGERRGANNQQDVHVVLKLWKTGFSLDEGELRNYSDPGNAIFLESIRRGQIPLELRQRSRGGQVNLDMEDHRDEDFSKPKVAFKAFGGEGQKLGSATPDLVSLPSALGPQADRAASEAQASSSVTLDPSQPVTSIQIRLADGGRLVQKFNHTHSVSDVRQFLVAARPNMAATEFVLMTTFPNKELVDESQSLRDANLLNAVIVQRLK comes from the exons ATGGCGGACCAGGACGAGTCGGTGAGGGAGTTCGTTGCAGTTACTGATGTTGACGAAGAAAGGGCCCGGTTTTTCTTAGAGTCTGCCGGTTGGGATCTGCAG CTTGCCCTCGCAAGTTTCTTTGAAGACGGAGCAGAAGATGACATCGTGACGCTTCCTCCGCCGGAGACCGGCGGTTCGTCCGCTCCTCGGCCTGCGGCGCCCAG TAGTCAGCCCAGGGTGACATCGTTCAGAGATCTGATGcacgaggaggaggatgacagtgatgaagaggaggggcaaag gtTCTTTGCCGGGGGTTCGGAGCGCAGCGGCCAACAGATCGTGGGGCCGCCCAAGAAGAAGAGCTCCAATGAGGTGGTGGAGGACCTGTTCAAGGGGGCCAAGGAGCACGGGGCTGTGCCTGTGGAGAAGGCTGGCCGGGGGCCGGGGGAACCCAGCAGGGCCCGG gcgtttggaggaggaggctaTCGTCTGGGTGCCGCCCCAGAGGAGCAGTCAGCCTACGtgtctggggagaggagaggcgccAACAACCAACAGGAT gtacacgTGGTGTTGAAATTATGGAAGACTGGTTTCAGCCTTGACGAAGGTGAGCTCCGGAACTACAGTGACCCAGGCAACGCCATCTTCCTGGAATCCATCCGCAGGGGGCAA ATTCCCCTGGAGCTGAGGCAGCGGTCTAGGGGAGGGCAGGTGAACCTGGACATGGAGGACCACAGGGATGAAGACTTCTCCAAACCCAAGGTGGCCTTCAAGGCCTtcgggggggagggacagaagcTGGGCAG CGCCACCCCAGACCTGGTGTCGTTGCCATCGGCGCTGGGCCCCCAGGCCGACCGGGCCGCCAGCGAAGCCCAGGCCAGCTCCTccgtgacccttgacccctcacAGCCCGTCACCAGCATCCAGATCCGACTGGCCGATGGGGGGCGGCTGGTGCAGAAGTTTAACCACACCCACAG CGTGTCCGACGTGCGCCAGTTCCTGGTCGCTGCCCGCCCCAACATGGCCGCCACCGAGTTCGTTCTCATGACGAcgttccccaacaaggagctgGTGGACGAGAGCCAGAGCCTGAGAGACGCCAACCTGCTGAACGCTGTCATCGTGCAGCGGCTAAAGTGA
- the LOC134019424 gene encoding sodium-dependent lysophosphatidylcholine symporter 1: MMAENDVVEDCPLNEKYPISTENEDAKTKRQAGIPLSRKLCYAVGGVPYQMTLNAKGLFMQIFLLDVVQMGAFYASIILFLGRAWDALTDPLVGYLVSRSGRTRFGKLIPWIIFSMPLGVLSYVMLWFTPQEVTSPGFSFSWFFTWNCLFDLFMSCSHVPFSSLNMFLGGDQRDRDSATSYRMGMEVFATLAVALIQGQIVGVYHARKVLACSQINSSDTLLLQNASDTLTDTLQNTRRAYVLAALVLAGFYFLCVLILFLGVKEQLAPLSTLGRVRMSYLSGMRLVVGHTPYVQLVAGFLFSSIAFQMAQGSFALFCTHVAGVGQYFQHIILVLLASATVSVPLWQAVLLRLGKKTTLFIGLSIYGPAIGVFASVNNNLPVFFIMAVFAGGSLAVLYLLPWSMLPDVVDDFKVQNPTSTGLEPLFFSCFVFFNKFGGGLAVGISTLVLHYAGYQSGACRQPPEVIMSLRVLFSPVPIVLLLVGLGLFYCYPVNEERRSRNQRALLAAVGKNGGSGEAR, translated from the exons ATGATGGCAGAAAATGATGTAGTGGAGGACTGTCCGCTCAACGAGAAGTATCCGATTTCAACAGAGAATGAAGATGCTAAAACG AAGCGACAAGCTGGCATCCCGCTCTCCAGGAAGCTGTGCTACGCGGTGGGAGGCGTTCCCTACCAGATGACACTGAACGCTAAAGGTCTCTTCATGCAGATCTTCCTACTGGACGTGGTGCAG ATGGGTGCGTTCTAtgcctccatcatcctcttcctGGGACGGGCCTGGGACGCCCTCACAGACCCCCTGGTGGGATACCTCGTCAGCAGGAGCGGAAGGACACGCTTTGGCAAACTGATACCTTG gaTCATATTCTCCATGCCTCTGGGGGTGCTGTCCTACGTCATGCTGTGGTTCACCCCCCAGGAAGTCACGTCTCCAGGATTCAGCTTCTCCTGGTTCTTCACATGGAACTGCCTCTTCGACCTGTTCATGAGT TGCTCCCAcgttcccttctcctctctcaacATGTTCCTGGGAGGAGACCAGAGGGACAGAGACTCTGCTACGAGCTACA GGATGGGTATGGAGGTTTTTGCTACCCTGGCCGTAGCCCTGATCCAGGGTCAGATCGTGGGAGTGTACCATGCCAGGAAGGTCCTGGCCTGCAGCCAGATCAACAGCAGCGACACCCTTCTCCTCCAGAACGCCTCCGACACTCTCACTGACACTCTGCAGAACACG agGAGAGCCTATGTCCTGGCTGCTCTGGTCCTGGCAGGGTTCTACTTCCTGTGTGTCCTGATCCTCTTCCTGGGGGTCAAGGAGCAGCTGG cccccctcagcacGCTGGGCAGGGTCAGGATGTCCTACCTGTCAGGGATGAGGCTGGTGGTGGGACACACCCCCTACGTCCAGCTGGTGGCTGGCTTCCTGTTCAGCTCCATCGCTTTCCAG ATGGCCCAGGGGAGTTTTGCTCTGTTCTGCACCCATGTAGCAGGAGTAGGACAGTACTTCCAGCACATCATCCTCGTCCTGCTg GCGTCGGCCACAGTGAGCGTACCTCTGTGGCAGGCGGTGCTGCTGAGACTGGGCAAGAAGACCACCCTCTTCATCGGCCTCTCT atctATGGGCCCGCCATCGGAGTCTTTGCCAGTGTGAATAACAACCTTCCTGTGTTCTTCATCATGGCTGTGTTTGCCGGGGGCAGCTTGGCTGTGCTTTACCTGCTGCCCTG gtccatGCTCCCTGACGTGGTAGATGACTTCAAGGTGCAGAACCCCACCAGCACTGGCCTGGaacccctcttcttctcctgcttTGTGTTCTTCAACAAGTTTGGAGGAGGACTGGCTGTGGGCATCTCCACCTTGGTGCTgca CTACGCAGGGTACCAGTCTGGGGCGTGCAGACAGCCCCCTGAGGTGATCATGTCTCTGAGGGTGCTGTTCTCCCCGGTGCCCATCGTCCTGCTGCTGGTGGGTCTGGGCCTCTTCTACTGCTACCCCGTCAATGAGGAGCGCCGCTCACGCAACCAGAGAGCCCTGCTGGCAGCCGT GGGGAAAAATGGTGGCTCTGGGGAGGCCCGATAG
- the fkbp1ab gene encoding FKBP prolyl isomerase 1Ab isoform X1: MGVEIETITPGDGRTFPKKGQTCVVHYVGSLTDGRKFDSSRDRDKPFRFKIGKQEVIRGWEEGVVQMSVGQRAKLTCSPDFAYGNKGHPGIIPANATLTFDVELLSLE, from the exons ATGGGAGTCGAAATCGAGACCATAACCCCGGGCGATG GAAGGACGTTCCCTAAGAAGGGGCAGACATGCGTGGTGCATTATGTTG gatCCCTGACTGACGGTCGTAAGTTCGACTCGTCCCGAGACAGGGACAAGCCCTTCCGCTTCAAGATcggtaaacaggaagtgatccggggctgggaggagggtgtTGTGCAG ATGAGCGTGGGGCAGAGGGCCAAGCTGACCTGCTCTCCTGACTTTGCGTACGGGAACAAGGGGCACCCGGGGATCATCCCGGCCAACGCCACGCTCACCTTCGACGTGGAGCTGCTAAGCCTGGAATGA
- the fkbp1ab gene encoding FKBP prolyl isomerase 1Ab isoform X2: MGVEIETITPGDGRTFPKKGQTCVVHYVGSLTDGRKFDSSRDRDKPFRFKIGKQEVIRGWEEGVVQVRGVSCLCRVEVRGVSCLCPTNPASCSFPLWFLTTGPAQE, translated from the exons ATGGGAGTCGAAATCGAGACCATAACCCCGGGCGATG GAAGGACGTTCCCTAAGAAGGGGCAGACATGCGTGGTGCATTATGTTG gatCCCTGACTGACGGTCGTAAGTTCGACTCGTCCCGAGACAGGGACAAGCCCTTCCGCTTCAAGATcggtaaacaggaagtgatccggggctgggaggagggtgtTGTGCAGGTAAGGGGTGTGTCCTGCCTGTGTCGCGTGGAG GTAAGGGGTGTGTCCTGCCTGTGTCCCACCAACCCTGCATCCTGTTCCTTTCCACTCTGGTTCTTAACCACAGGACCGGCGCAGGAGTGA
- the nsfl1c gene encoding NSFL1 cofactor p47 isoform X1: MADQDESVREFVAVTDVDEERARFFLESAGWDLQLALASFFEDGAEDDIVTLPPPETGGSSAPRPAAPSSQPRVTSFRDLMHEEEDDSDEEEGQRFFAGGSERSGQQIVGPPKKKSSNEVVEDLFKGAKEHGAVPVEKAGRGPGEPSRARAFGGGGYRLGAAPEEQSAYVSGERRGANNQQDVHVVLKLWKTGFSLDEGELRNYSDPGNAIFLESIRRGEIPLELRQRSRGGQVNLDMEDHRDEDFSKPKVAFKAFGGEGQKLGRPDASATPDLVSLPSALGPQADRAASEAQASSSVTLDPSQPVTSIQIRLADGGRLVQKFNHTHSVSDVRQFLVAARPNMAATEFVLMTTFPNKELVDESQSLRDANLLNAVIVQRLK; the protein is encoded by the exons ATGGCGGACCAGGACGAGTCGGTGAGGGAGTTCGTTGCAGTTACTGATGTTGACGAAGAAAGGGCCCGGTTTTTCTTAGAGTCTGCCGGTTGGGATCTGCAG CTTGCCCTCGCAAGTTTCTTTGAAGACGGAGCAGAAGATGACATCGTGACGCTTCCTCCGCCGGAGACCGGCGGTTCGTCCGCTCCTCGGCCTGCGGCGCCCAG TAGTCAGCCCAGGGTGACATCGTTCAGAGATCTGATGcacgaggaggaggatgacagtgatgaagaggaggggcaaag gtTCTTTGCCGGGGGTTCGGAGCGCAGCGGCCAACAGATCGTGGGGCCGCCCAAGAAGAAGAGCTCCAATGAGGTGGTGGAGGACCTGTTCAAGGGGGCCAAGGAGCACGGGGCTGTGCCTGTGGAGAAGGCTGGCCGGGGGCCGGGGGAACCCAGCAGGGCCCGG gcgtttggaggaggaggctaTCGTCTGGGTGCCGCCCCAGAGGAGCAGTCAGCCTACGtgtctggggagaggagaggcgccAACAACCAACAGGAT gtacacgTGGTGTTGAAATTATGGAAGACTGGTTTCAGCCTTGACGAAGGTGAGCTCCGGAACTACAGTGACCCAGGCAACGCCATCTTCCTGGAATCCATCCGCAGGGG GGAGATTCCCCTGGAGCTGAGGCAGCGGTCTAGGGGAGGGCAGGTGAACCTGGACATGGAGGACCACAGGGATGAAGACTTCTCCAAACCCAAGGTGGCCTTCAAGGCCTtcgggggggagggacagaagcTGGGCAG aCCTGACGCCAGCGCCACCCCAGACCTGGTGTCGTTGCCATCGGCGCTGGGCCCCCAGGCCGACCGGGCCGCCAGCGAAGCCCAGGCCAGCTCCTccgtgacccttgacccctcacAGCCCGTCACCAGCATCCAGATCCGACTGGCCGATGGGGGGCGGCTGGTGCAGAAGTTTAACCACACCCACAG CGTGTCCGACGTGCGCCAGTTCCTGGTCGCTGCCCGCCCCAACATGGCCGCCACCGAGTTCGTTCTCATGACGAcgttccccaacaaggagctgGTGGACGAGAGCCAGAGCCTGAGAGACGCCAACCTGCTGAACGCTGTCATCGTGCAGCGGCTAAAGTGA